In a single window of the Helicobacter sp. MIT 99-5507 genome:
- a CDS encoding NAD-dependent epimerase/dehydratase family protein — translation MLNNTIIKEDFKYIFNNLENKNKFQDSTILITGCAGFLGFYFLGFLSSYAKEFGIKKIIGLDNFMIQTPQWIDELQKTYSNLVEIQKFNIITDDIDNIKYAKEANFIIHLASIASPTFYRKYPIETLDANIWGLRNLFEFYKDKKIDGFLFFSSSEIYGDPESSQIPTSEDYRGNVSCIGPRACYDESKRFGETMCYLFAQKYHMPIGVSRPFNNYGPGMNINDKRVPADFAKAIVENRDIEIFSDGTPKRTFCYISDAICGYLKILLYGKFDFFNIGIEKREISIKELAEIYKEIGIRLYNYKGDIKLSISSDKDYLTHNPNRRCPDITKARELLNYNPNIDVSSGVFRFLSFLKDSK, via the coding sequence ATGCTAAATAATACAATCATAAAAGAAGATTTCAAATACATATTTAATAATTTAGAAAATAAAAATAAATTTCAAGATTCTACTATTTTAATTACTGGCTGTGCGGGATTTTTGGGATTTTATTTTTTAGGATTTTTAAGTAGCTATGCAAAAGAATTTGGTATAAAAAAGATTATTGGCTTAGATAATTTTATGATTCAAACTCCACAATGGATAGATGAACTACAAAAAACATATAGCAATTTAGTAGAAATACAAAAATTTAATATTATCACTGATGATATAGATAATATAAAATATGCAAAAGAAGCAAATTTCATCATTCATCTAGCAAGCATTGCATCACCAACATTTTATAGAAAATATCCAATAGAAACGCTAGATGCAAATATTTGGGGGCTTAGGAATCTTTTTGAATTTTATAAAGATAAAAAAATAGATGGCTTTTTATTTTTTTCAAGCTCAGAAATATATGGCGATCCAGAATCTAGCCAGATTCCAACAAGTGAAGATTATAGAGGCAATGTATCTTGCATTGGTCCGCGAGCTTGTTATGATGAATCAAAACGATTTGGCGAGACTATGTGTTATTTATTTGCTCAAAAATATCACATGCCAATAGGCGTTTCTAGACCTTTTAACAATTATGGTCCGGGTATGAATATCAATGATAAACGTGTCCCAGCAGATTTTGCAAAGGCAATAGTAGAAAATAGAGATATTGAAATTTTTAGTGATGGCACACCAAAAAGAACATTTTGCTATATAAGTGATGCGATTTGTGGCTATCTAAAAATTTTACTTTATGGAAAATTTGATTTTTTTAATATTGGTATTGAAAAAAGAGAAATAAGTATAAAAGAATTAGCAGAGATTTATAAAGAAATTGGGATTAGATTATATAACTACAAAGGTGATATAAAACTCTCAATTTCTAGTGATAAAGACTATCTTACACATAATCCAAATAGAAGATGTCCAGATATCACAAAAGCAAGAGAATTGCTAAATTATAATCCAAATATTGATGTATCTAGTGGAGTTTTTAGATTCCTTAGTTTTTTAAAGGATTCTAAATGA
- a CDS encoding UDP-glucose/GDP-mannose dehydrogenase family protein produces MKIAVFGLGFVGLTTAVGFANKGYETFGFEIDRSKITTIKNGKAPFFENGLDSALQAVINNNLHITDDIKEALDCADIIFYCIGTPMSEDGSADLSYLLEALKMSAKYIKLCKKVPIFVIKSTIPPSSLKEIFLPFLQNLGLVENIDFILANNPEFLREGFAYDDFMNPDRIVIGADFEIDKLKDLYSKFNAPIFFVTPNTAEFIKYLSNTMLSMMISYANDMSVIAKSIGNIDTKKAFEILHLDKRFFGNPANITSYIYPGMGFGGYCLPKDTLALYKKSKMQGYESKLIKEILDINNKIIDFHINTIDENLNTDIGILGLSFKPNSDDVRDSKSYILIKKLLDKGYKNIHAFDPISNDIFHNTYGLDIKYHSSLDSIIQSCKSLIISTAWSEFKNLDCKIVDKKIYNFRYI; encoded by the coding sequence ATGAAAATAGCAGTTTTTGGACTTGGCTTTGTTGGATTAACCACTGCTGTAGGATTTGCAAATAAGGGCTATGAAACTTTTGGATTTGAAATAGATAGATCTAAAATCACAACTATCAAAAATGGCAAAGCTCCATTTTTTGAAAATGGGCTAGATTCTGCATTACAAGCTGTAATCAATAATAATCTACATATCACAGATGACATAAAAGAAGCGCTAGATTGTGCTGATATTATATTTTATTGCATTGGAACACCTATGAGTGAAGATGGGAGTGCTGATTTATCCTATCTTTTAGAAGCATTAAAAATGAGTGCAAAATATATAAAATTATGCAAAAAAGTGCCAATTTTTGTTATCAAATCTACGATTCCACCAAGTAGCCTAAAAGAAATATTTTTACCATTTTTACAAAATTTAGGTTTAGTAGAAAATATAGATTTTATTTTGGCTAATAATCCAGAATTTTTAAGAGAAGGATTTGCTTATGATGATTTTATGAATCCAGATAGAATTGTGATTGGTGCAGATTTTGAGATAGATAAATTAAAAGATCTTTATTCAAAATTTAATGCTCCAATATTTTTTGTAACACCAAATACAGCAGAATTTATCAAATATCTAAGCAACACAATGTTATCTATGATGATAAGCTATGCAAATGATATGAGTGTGATAGCAAAATCTATTGGAAATATAGATACAAAAAAAGCATTTGAAATACTACATTTAGATAAAAGATTCTTTGGGAATCCTGCAAATATTACTAGCTATATTTATCCGGGTATGGGATTTGGTGGGTATTGTCTTCCAAAAGATACGCTAGCATTGTATAAAAAATCAAAAATGCAAGGTTATGAAAGCAAATTGATAAAAGAAATATTAGATATTAATAATAAAATTATTGATTTTCATATCAATACTATTGATGAAAATCTAAATACAGATATTGGAATCTTAGGGCTTAGTTTTAAGCCAAATAGTGATGATGTTAGAGATTCTAAATCATATATTTTAATAAAAAAATTACTTGATAAAGGATACAAAAATATACATGCTTTTGATCCTATATCAAATGATATTTTTCATAATACTTATGGATTAGATATCAAATATCATTCTAGTTTAGATTCTATAATACAATCTTGTAAAAGCTTGATTATATCTACCGCATGGAGTGAGTTTAAGAACTTGGATTGCAAGATTGTAGATAAAAAAATATATAATTTTAGATATATATAA
- a CDS encoding glycosyltransferase yields MGLLTIAFPTYKRPFRIKEAVNDTLKMDCNEIEVIVCDNNEDYQTRDLLSDIKDSRFKYYRNNKNLGLCGNFKSCIMNATGKFVLIISDEDRINPSAIYDILNIIKENIRGGAAANFRNCIWSSLYRRTR; encoded by the coding sequence ATGGGCTTGCTTACAATAGCTTTTCCAACATATAAAAGACCATTTAGAATAAAAGAGGCAGTAAATGATACGCTAAAAATGGACTGCAATGAGATTGAGGTAATAGTTTGTGATAATAATGAAGATTATCAAACAAGAGATTTGTTATCTGATATAAAAGATTCTAGATTTAAATATTATAGAAATAATAAAAATTTAGGCTTATGTGGCAATTTTAAGTCTTGTATAATGAATGCAACAGGGAAATTTGTGCTTATTATTAGTGATGAAGATAGAATAAATCCTAGTGCAATTTATGATATTTTAAATATTATAAAAGAAAATATTAGGGGGGGGGCAGCAGCAAATTTCAGAAATTGTATCTGGAGTAGCCTATATAGAAGAACAAGATAG
- a CDS encoding glycosyltransferase 61 family protein, whose amino-acid sequence MDSIKIQISDKIKQDSLEYKSIKDSNKQLNIYNVAKILCSDEDSNNESLKQLKKDFLDINKRIFKIPLNEFKIYHQDEAKICSYGGLFVEDKIIKQSLNSTTASKHQQNTFDKIQYHSKNIFNKENLKSLLKNKYFKYLGRESKKNKAIFQDPNKAKILFFCEYWSNFYHFIFEAYPRLVELIKECKKKNLDFYIIAPPKYRKLMQYHKWFIDEMFESLKISKDKVLYLDHQNYDIKNIYYCSNPQCNGKYTLESLNKLKAYCAIRGGAAA is encoded by the coding sequence ATGGATTCTATAAAAATTCAAATAAGTGATAAAATAAAACAAGATTCTCTTGAATATAAAAGTATAAAAGATTCTAATAAACAACTAAATATTTATAATGTTGCAAAAATACTTTGCAGCGATGAAGATTCTAATAATGAATCATTAAAACAACTAAAAAAAGATTTTTTAGATATCAATAAAAGAATCTTTAAAATACCGCTAAATGAATTTAAGATTTATCACCAAGATGAAGCAAAGATTTGCTCATATGGTGGTTTGTTTGTAGAAGACAAAATAATAAAACAAAGCCTAAACTCTACTACAGCTAGCAAACATCAACAAAACACCTTTGATAAAATACAATATCATAGTAAAAATATTTTCAATAAAGAAAATCTAAAATCATTGCTTAAAAATAAATATTTTAAATATTTAGGAAGAGAATCTAAAAAAAATAAAGCAATATTTCAAGATCCAAACAAAGCAAAAATATTATTTTTCTGCGAATATTGGTCTAATTTTTATCATTTTATTTTTGAGGCATATCCAAGGCTAGTAGAGCTTATTAAAGAATGCAAAAAGAAAAATCTAGATTTTTATATCATAGCTCCACCAAAATATAGAAAACTCATGCAATATCATAAATGGTTTATTGATGAGATGTTTGAGAGCTTAAAAATTAGCAAAGATAAGGTTTTATATCTAGATCATCAAAACTATGATATTAAAAATATTTATTATTGTTCTAATCCACAATGCAATGGTAAATACACTCTTGAGAGCTTAAATAAACTAAAAGCGTATTGTGCAATTAGGGGGGGGGCAGCAGCATAA
- a CDS encoding glycosyltransferase 61 family protein, whose product MQLGGGQQHKIDIIDRIYISRKKSPRRYLSNEKEIIEILEKQFNFKVLYMEDYSLCKKINIMQNAKVVMSIEGTSLINGLFMNAKDSKLIALRSFDMTEHIFIISSMFKNIEFLPIVCDIKNKIGDSAFWVESDLYLDKDYLIKKLKEYEIEPIN is encoded by the coding sequence GTGCAATTAGGGGGGGGGCAGCAGCATAAAATAGATATTATAGATAGAATTTATATAAGCCGCAAAAAATCCCCACGAAGATACTTAAGCAACGAAAAAGAAATCATTGAAATTTTAGAGAAACAATTTAACTTCAAAGTGCTATATATGGAAGATTATAGCTTATGTAAAAAAATCAATATTATGCAAAATGCAAAAGTGGTGATGAGTATAGAAGGCACAAGCCTAATAAATGGCTTATTTATGAATGCAAAAGATTCTAAGCTCATCGCACTTAGAAGTTTTGATATGACAGAGCATATATTTATCATATCTTCTATGTTTAAAAATATAGAATTTCTACCAATTGTATGTGATATAAAAAATAAAATTGGAGATTCTGCATTTTGGGTTGAAAGTGATTTATACCTAGATAAAGATTATCTAATCAAAAAATTAAAAGAATATGAAATAGAGCCAATAAATTAA
- a CDS encoding alpha-1,2-fucosyltransferase has product MDIIDFNRGKNSYKDLILMKECKYLITANSSFSYFGAYLNKYAKLIITPKNWLGNIGDNTNHFIPKHWVKI; this is encoded by the coding sequence GTGGATATTATAGATTTTAATAGAGGAAAAAATAGCTATAAAGATTTAATCCTTATGAAAGAATGTAAATATTTAATAACAGCAAATTCATCATTTAGCTATTTTGGAGCATATTTAAATAAATATGCAAAATTGATAATAACACCAAAAAATTGGCTTGGAAATATTGGCGATAATACAAATCACTTCATTCCAAAGCATTGGGTAAAAATATAA
- a CDS encoding alpha-1,2-fucosyltransferase yields MKSVVLFSGLGNQIFQYAFYLGLKSKYNDVSIITNQTFGKNQHNGEELCKIFNINPTYNIWFYSNNIMFKIYKKLLIQSKLAKVYTNEDEFLHINKKPFEVYIGYFMNLKYFDFIRNELINTLEIREKLDLYNLEIINKMKSTNSLGIHIRRGDFLSFQGGIGLSLDYYKNAINFINDKNMHIFIFSDDIEFVKNDFMKLLSKNRGGGYYRF; encoded by the coding sequence ATGAAAAGCGTTGTTTTGTTTTCTGGACTTGGTAATCAAATATTTCAATATGCATTTTATTTAGGATTAAAATCAAAATACAATGATGTATCAATAATAACAAACCAAACTTTTGGAAAAAATCAGCATAATGGTGAGGAGCTATGCAAGATTTTTAATATAAATCCAACATACAATATTTGGTTTTATTCTAATAATATTATGTTCAAGATTTATAAAAAATTGCTAATTCAATCTAAATTAGCAAAGGTCTATACAAATGAAGATGAATTTTTGCATATCAATAAAAAGCCATTTGAAGTGTATATTGGGTATTTTATGAATTTGAAATATTTTGATTTTATAAGAAATGAATTAATCAATACTTTAGAAATTAGAGAAAAACTAGATTTATATAATCTAGAAATAATCAATAAAATGAAATCAACAAACTCACTAGGTATCCATATAAGAAGAGGGGATTTTTTGAGTTTTCAAGGTGGAATTGGCTTAAGCTTGGATTATTATAAAAATGCAATAAATTTTATTAATGATAAAAATATGCATATATTTATTTTTAGTGATGATATAGAATTTGTAAAAAATGATTTTATGAAATTATTAAGTAAAAATAGGGGGGGTGGATATTATAGATTTTAA
- a CDS encoding DUF563 domain-containing protein, with product MWGGVFVDDKLIKEALSHFECGQLNTDLQNSYNTFINDKSIIKQIKKLIKQFFYRFTKSYKLSRSNTPKIIFFCPWFDNFTHFILEAYPRLYLITKIFREQNRDFIVVVPPKKREFLTESLYKSFINPIFETLDIKEKDRIYTNHTNILISPAFISLKNVYLPTHIKYNKSVSFESIQKIKQYFYDKDFVWEYQNIYISRKKANRRKVNNEKEVIDFLSNHGFIEIDMEDLSFKDRVNIMMRAKNIIGVDGTNLTSMIFMPKDSNIVGLRSYDMQEFNQFSASMFDLNFYCIVCDVDDEILNHNNEAWFFSNLRVDVKYLESKLIEYEII from the coding sequence CTGTGGGGGGGGGTATTTGTAGATGACAAACTCATCAAAGAAGCATTATCTCATTTTGAATGTGGGCAGCTAAATACAGATTTACAAAATTCATATAATACTTTTATAAATGATAAGAGTATTATAAAACAAATAAAAAAGCTAATAAAGCAGTTTTTTTATAGATTCACAAAATCATACAAATTATCAAGATCAAACACGCCAAAAATTATATTTTTTTGTCCTTGGTTTGATAACTTTACACATTTTATTTTAGAGGCATATCCAAGACTTTATTTAATCACTAAAATATTTAGAGAGCAAAATAGAGATTTTATCGTTGTTGTGCCACCTAAAAAACGTGAATTTTTAACAGAATCCTTGTATAAATCTTTTATAAATCCAATATTTGAAACACTAGATATAAAAGAAAAAGATAGAATCTATACAAATCATACAAATATTCTTATATCACCAGCTTTTATATCTCTTAAAAATGTATATTTACCAACGCATATAAAATACAATAAATCTGTAAGTTTTGAATCAATACAAAAAATAAAGCAATATTTTTATGATAAAGATTTTGTATGGGAATATCAAAATATTTATATATCAAGAAAAAAAGCTAATAGAAGAAAGGTAAATAATGAAAAAGAGGTTATAGATTTTTTATCAAATCATGGTTTTATTGAAATTGATATGGAAGATTTAAGCTTTAAAGATAGAGTAAATATAATGATGAGAGCAAAAAATATTATTGGCGTTGATGGGACAAATCTAACAAGTATGATATTTATGCCAAAAGATTCTAATATAGTTGGTCTTCGATCTTATGATATGCAAGAGTTTAATCAATTTAGTGCTTCTATGTTTGATTTGAATTTTTATTGTATTGTGTGTGATGTTGATGATGAAATATTAAATCATAATAATGAAGCTTGGTTTTTTAGCAATTTAAGAGTTGATGTAAAATATCTAGAATCTAAACTTATAGAATATGAAATCATATGA
- a CDS encoding DUF3298 and DUF4163 domain-containing protein — MKKILLIFTLVFSLFAESLQKLDSTNFRESLNLKNDMEAFYLLYGKYDGVEQEAYLHIKKNYDRKYIANIKLPKQDNINIDIMLDSKDLKFGLNNDMLFINGSYNGVDFSFTQDSNAKLNKIYFVESSISKKINVNDKYRSEVTYEDVITKPIILDSSFKNVDVLNKSMSNALNIEELEENLDSTLQDKMNDYGEIDFNVNFSSNDSVAYIDDDILEIDTFIYEYTGGAHGYSMETMQLYDINSGEKLPSKFEEVFDINNDDEFLALLSSYLEPQKDRLFIFPIDTLPSSFFIRSDGIIFMWDIYQIAPYVSGMITTKISFDEIKDWLKDGVVKDYINKRINNARSNNK, encoded by the coding sequence ATGAAAAAGATATTATTGATTTTTACTTTAGTATTTTCGCTATTTGCAGAATCATTACAAAAGCTTGATAGCACAAATTTTAGAGAATCTTTAAATCTTAAAAATGATATGGAGGCATTTTATCTATTGTATGGAAAATATGATGGAGTAGAACAAGAAGCTTATTTACATATCAAAAAAAATTATGATAGAAAATATATTGCAAATATTAAACTTCCAAAACAAGATAATATAAATATTGATATCATGCTAGATTCTAAGGATTTAAAATTTGGGCTTAATAATGATATGCTTTTTATAAATGGAAGTTATAATGGAGTAGATTTTAGTTTTACTCAAGATTCTAATGCAAAGCTAAATAAAATATATTTTGTAGAATCCAGCATATCTAAAAAAATCAATGTAAATGATAAATATAGAAGTGAAGTTACTTATGAAGATGTGATTACAAAACCTATTATTTTAGATAGTTCATTTAAAAATGTAGATGTATTAAATAAATCTATGTCAAATGCCCTTAATATAGAAGAGTTAGAAGAGAATCTAGATTCTACATTGCAAGATAAAATGAATGATTATGGTGAGATAGACTTTAATGTAAATTTTAGTAGCAATGATAGTGTAGCCTATATTGATGATGATATTTTAGAGATTGATACTTTTATATATGAATATACAGGCGGAGCACATGGATATAGCATGGAAACTATGCAGTTATATGATATAAATAGTGGAGAAAAACTCCCAAGCAAATTTGAAGAAGTATTTGATATAAATAATGACGATGAATTTTTAGCACTTTTATCTTCATATTTAGAGCCTCAAAAAGATCGTTTATTTATTTTTCCTATTGATACTTTGCCAAGTTCATTTTTTATAAGATCAGATGGAATTATTTTTATGTGGGATATTTATCAAATAGCACCTTATGTATCTGGAATGATTACTACAAAAATTAGTTTTGATGAAATAAAAGACTGGCTAAAAGATGGAGTAGTTAAAGATTATATAAATAAGAGAATTAACAATGCTAGAAGTAACAATAAATAA
- a CDS encoding class I SAM-dependent methyltransferase: MLLHYIKNPKTTGAVCSSSKQLSRAMLKNIEIENAENIIEIGPGLGAFTRYIINNKKQNSNFFAVEINSKIANNLHKKFHGLDIEIGSAKFLESMMKKRNMQYADIIVSGIPWALLSIKEQSVILRSIYKALKPGGYFTTFAYIIPTPHAKWFKKRVFHTFGDVKTSNIIWQNIPPAFVYYCKK; the protein is encoded by the coding sequence TTGTTATTGCATTATATTAAAAACCCAAAAACAACGGGTGCTGTATGTTCTAGTTCCAAACAATTAAGTCGTGCTATGCTAAAAAATATAGAAATTGAAAATGCAGAAAATATCATAGAAATTGGTCCAGGGCTTGGGGCTTTTACGCGATACATAATAAATAATAAAAAGCAAAATTCTAATTTTTTTGCTGTTGAGATAAACTCAAAAATAGCAAATAATCTTCACAAAAAGTTCCATGGACTTGATATAGAAATAGGTTCTGCAAAATTTCTAGAATCTATGATGAAAAAAAGAAATATGCAATATGCAGATATTATAGTCTCTGGGATTCCTTGGGCTTTATTATCAATAAAAGAGCAAAGCGTTATACTAAGAAGTATTTATAAGGCTTTAAAGCCAGGAGGATATTTTACTACTTTTGCATATATCATACCTACACCTCATGCAAAGTGGTTTAAAAAAAGAGTGTTTCATACTTTTGGTGATGTAAAAACATCAAATATAATATGGCAAAATATACCGCCTGCATTTGTTTATTATTGCAAAAAATAG
- a CDS encoding glycosyltransferase family 8 protein produces the protein MKIIPIMFCFDKNYCIPASIAFISLLCNTAKYGTMGGGKIRI, from the coding sequence ATGAAAATAATACCAATAATGTTTTGCTTTGATAAAAATTACTGCATACCTGCAAGCATAGCTTTTATATCACTTCTTTGCAATACAGCAAAATATGGCACTATGGGGGGGGGTAAAATCAGAATCTAA
- a CDS encoding glycosyltransferase gives MALWGGVKSESKLESSNKEKLFYKLYVLHNDITKDYQDLLQDSIKPFSDFSTLHFINTSNTFAKQWSDISHKAHYAKEMLYKILLSSNFPKYDKIIVSDVDVVFLGDVSKSFLEFDTDDDIYISGVKMNNPNDLFPLTNWKEGYKKFNDKELESIQYGVGGGYLIANLKKWREDNIESKMIDFLQNNANKLIQAEQDILNIICYPKIGKLSPAHIVGNAMWEIYGESWEKYKPNVYLYDELKDARLNPIQIHYIGDCKPWHTPSTPKSDIWYKYLAQSPFAKIHLENLENIIIKKYLKTTLPYRIKSYIKRNPTFLLQYRFYTKVLNKIKRKYL, from the coding sequence ATGGCACTATGGGGGGGGGTAAAATCAGAATCTAAATTAGAATCTAGCAATAAAGAAAAATTATTTTACAAATTATATGTCCTGCACAATGATATAACAAAAGATTATCAAGACTTACTTCAAGATTCTATAAAGCCATTTAGTGATTTTTCTACTTTACATTTCATCAATACTAGCAATACATTTGCAAAACAATGGAGCGATATATCACATAAGGCGCATTATGCAAAAGAGATGTTATACAAAATACTTTTATCTAGCAATTTTCCAAAATACGACAAAATTATTGTCTCTGATGTAGATGTTGTATTTTTAGGTGATGTAAGCAAAAGCTTTTTAGAGTTTGACACAGATGATGATATTTATATTTCTGGTGTAAAAATGAATAATCCAAATGATTTATTTCCGCTTACCAACTGGAAAGAAGGCTATAAAAAGTTTAATGACAAAGAGCTAGAATCTATTCAATATGGCGTAGGCGGCGGATATCTTATAGCAAATCTAAAAAAATGGCGTGAAGATAATATAGAATCCAAGATGATTGATTTTTTGCAAAATAATGCAAACAAACTCATACAAGCCGAACAAGATATCTTAAATATAATCTGCTATCCAAAGATTGGCAAACTCTCTCCTGCTCATATTGTAGGTAATGCTATGTGGGAAATCTATGGAGAATCTTGGGAAAAATACAAACCAAATGTATATTTATACGATGAGCTAAAAGATGCTAGGCTAAATCCGATACAGATACACTATATAGGCGATTGCAAGCCATGGCATACGCCAAGCACACCAAAAAGTGATATTTGGTATAAATATCTAGCACAAAGCCCATTTGCAAAAATCCACTTAGAGAATCTAGAAAATATTATCATCAAAAAATATTTAAAAACAACCCTGCCATATAGAATAAAATCTTATATAAAAAGAAATCCTACTTTTCTTCTGCAATATAGATTCTACACAAAGGTATTAAATAAAATAAAAAGGAAATATTTATGA
- a CDS encoding glycosyltransferase: MKKINGKDMLQIYDNFKKYKHIDSNLIFKQENIDINNIDFTIAIPTFKRLNTLKEAIDSALNQNIDTKYEIIVVENCDDMGGGEVKYKIS, encoded by the coding sequence ATGAAAAAAATCAATGGAAAAGATATGCTTCAAATTTATGATAATTTTAAAAAATACAAACATATAGATTCCAATCTTATTTTTAAACAAGAAAATATAGATATAAATAATATAGACTTTACTATTGCAATACCAACTTTTAAGCGACTTAATACACTAAAAGAAGCAATAGATTCTGCTCTAAATCAAAATATAGATACAAAATATGAAATCATAGTAGTAGAAAATTGCGATGATATGGGGGGGGGGGAAGTAAAATACAAAATCTCTTAG
- a CDS encoding glycosyltransferase, whose protein sequence is MQNLLESNYKNKLSFYKNHKNLGLFGNFNRCIELANGKWVCLLHDDDILLPNYLKEMQERIKIIDKNTSLISHRAIYFGNLSLINYKQDENIIKSYIKHKIPILFIFLKAIKQIFIKKIIYSIFHIKTYKEFDTRDFDYICKYNPLHPSALLHNKEQCIKLGGYNDSFYPSADWFFHAICAKYTKVYQDSRFLSKYRWEINTSFEYQTLLQGSMMDLVFIRDNLINNSIKNTIIYHKYQMIYKIDDENLREKIIENLKFQDFKYPKKPSMLDKIIYKIHTMHCVELWKAENDIEKLGEK, encoded by the coding sequence ATACAAAATCTCTTAGAATCTAACTACAAAAATAAACTTAGCTTTTATAAAAATCATAAAAATCTTGGGCTTTTTGGTAATTTCAATAGATGCATTGAATTAGCAAATGGAAAATGGGTGTGTTTATTGCATGATGATGATATATTGCTTCCAAATTATCTAAAAGAAATGCAAGAAAGAATAAAAATAATAGATAAAAACACTTCTCTTATAAGCCATAGGGCGATATATTTTGGCAATCTTTCTTTGATTAATTATAAGCAAGATGAAAATATAATAAAATCTTATATAAAACATAAGATTCCAATATTATTTATATTTTTAAAAGCAATAAAGCAAATATTTATAAAAAAGATTATCTATTCTATATTTCATATCAAAACATATAAAGAATTTGATACTAGAGATTTTGATTATATTTGCAAATACAATCCACTGCATCCCTCTGCCCTACTCCACAATAAAGAGCAATGTATAAAACTTGGTGGATATAACGATAGTTTTTACCCTTCGGCTGATTGGTTTTTTCATGCTATTTGTGCAAAATATACAAAAGTCTATCAAGATTCTAGATTCTTAAGCAAATATAGATGGGAAATAAATACTTCATTTGAATATCAAACATTATTGCAAGGAAGCATGATGGATTTGGTATTTATACGAGATAATCTAATAAATAATAGCATTAAAAATACTATTATTTATCACAAATATCAAATGATTTATAAAATTGATGATGAAAATTTAAGAGAAAAGATAATAGAAAATCTCAAATTTCAAGATTTTAAATATCCAAAAAAACCTAGTATGCTAGATAAAATAATTTATAAAATCCATACAATGCACTGCGTTGAATTATGGAAAGCAGAAAATGATATAGAAAAATTGGGAGAAAAATAA